Part of the Rhodothermales bacterium genome, CTGCCCTCCTGGCTCACATTCACCGACAACGGTGATGGAACCGCAAGTCTCATCGGAACGCCCCTGAACGCGAACGTCGGCTCGAACCCCGTGCAGATAGACGTCTCGGATGGCAGTCTCTCTGATACCCAGTCGTTCACAATTACGGTCATCAACACAAATGACGCTCCGGTCTTTACGAGTCTCCCCGTCACGGCGGGATCGCAGGACGTGGCCTATCTCTACCCCGTAACCGTGTCTGATCCGGACGCCGACTCCGTGACGATAACTGCGCCGACTCTTCCATCCTGGCTCAGCCTTGCGGACAACGACGACGGGACGGCAACCCTTTCCGGCACACCGACCAACAGCAATATCGGCGTTCACAATGTCGTCCTGCGGGCGACCGACGGGACGGCACCGACTACCCAGTCCTTCACCATCACGATTGCTGACAAGAACGATCCTCCGTTCTTCACGAGCGCCCCGGTTACCGCTGCAACGGAGGACTTCGCCTACACCTATACGGCAACGGCCTCCGACCCGGATGTTGGCACAACGCTGTCCTATTCTGCCACGACTCTTCCAACGTGGCTGGCGCTTCTCGACAACGGAGACGGAACGGCGACGCTGACAGGAACGCCCCGCAATCAGCACGTCGGACCCAATTCGGTCGTAATACGCGTGAGTGACGGCAGCCTGACCGACGAGCAGTCGTTCACCATTTCCGTCTCGAACACGAACGACGCTCCGATTTACACGAGCACGCCGGTCACGACGGGCTCCCAGGACGCCGCTTATGTTTATGACGTCGTGGTCACGGATCCGGACGGTGATACGATCGCTATTACAGCACCGACTCTACCTTCGTGGCTGAGCTTCTCCGACTCGGGCGACGGAACCGGTACACTATCGGGGACCCCCTCGAACAGCGAGATCGGCCTGCACGATGTTGTCCTGAGCGCCACCGACGGGACCGTCCAAACGACCCAGTCCTTCACCATCACGATTTCCGACAAGAACGACCCGCCGTTCTTCACGTCCGCTCCGGTAACCGGAGCGATAGAAGATCAGGTCTATACGTATACCGTCACAGCCTCAGATCTGGACGCTGGAACGACACTCGTCTTTAGTGCACCAACGCTTCCTTCATGGCTGACGCTGACGAATTTCGGTGACGGGACGGCAAGTCTCTCCGGCACACCGCTCAACGATGATGTCGGTATCAATCCCGTCCAGCTTCAGGTATCCGACGGCAACCTCACGGCCACGCAGTCATTCTCGATTAGCGTCACCAACACGAACGATGCGCCGGCCTTCACGAGCGCGCCTCCAACCGAAGCATCCGAGGATACCCCGTATACCTACAATGTCACCGCCAGCGATCCGGACGACGACGCCATCGCGCTGAGTGCGGTCACGATACCAACCTGGCTATCGTTCGTAGATAACGGCAACGGAACAGGAGTGCTTTCAGGCAATCCGCGCAACCGAGACGTGGGTGTCCACCCTGTCGTACTCTCAGTCTCCGATGGAGTCGAGACGATTCAGCAGAGTTTCTCCGTGACGGTCGCGAACACGAACGATGCTCCGATCTTCACAAGCACCCCTGTCACAACTGCGACCGAAGACCTGGAGTATCAGTATGTCGTGTCTGCCTCAGACGCCGATACGGGCACTACCCTGACACTGACCGCTCTGACCCTCCCCGACTGGCTCGTGTTCACGGATAACGGAGACGGGACTGCGCTGCTGGCTGGCACGCCCGAAAACGAGCACGTCGGCAATAACCCTGTCGCACTGCGTGTTAGCGATGGTATTGACTCTGCACCGCAGAACTTTACCATTGTCGTGGTGAATACGAACGATCCGCCGCGCTTTGTCAGTCCTCCGGTTACCGGTGCGCTGCAGGATCAGCCCTACTCCTACACCATTCAGGCTGTCGACGACGATGGGGGAGACGTCCTTACGCTCACGGGGCAGGTTCCAGCGTGGCTGATACTCACTGACAATGGTGACGGCACGGGGACGCTCGCCGGGACGCCGTCGAATACAAACGTCGGCGACAACCCAGTCGTGCTCCGCGTTGCTGATGCACTTGGCGAGTTCGCTGACCAGACATTCGTCATCTCCGTCCGCAACACAAACGACGTTCCCGTCGCGGTGGCCGATGTCTATTCGGTCCTGGAAGGAGGCACGTTGGTCACGACTGCCGGAGGAGATCCGGCGGGCGTACTCGACAACGACGACGACCCGGATGGAGACGCCCTTTCGGCTACACTCATTTCGGGCGTTGATCACGGCTCATTCCAGTTCGACCTGGATGGTTCTTTTGCGTATGAACATGACGGCTCTGAGACCACGGTGGACGAGTTTGACTACATCGCGAACGACGGCATCTTCGTGTCGAACACGGCAACTGTCCGGATTCAGATTATACCGGTTAACGATCCTCCGAGAATAACGAGCACGCCTGTTCAGTCGGCCAGTCAGGAAGTCGAGTACCGTTATGTGATCACAACCGCAGATCCCGATGGGCCGGCGATAATCCTTGCGGCAAGCACGCTTCCCTCGTGGCTCACGTTTGTCGACAGCGGCGACGGCACCGGTGTACTTGCAGGTACTCCGCAGAACAGCGACGTTGGCTTGCATCCTGTGGTGATTACCGTCGGCGACGGAGAGGCGTCCGACCAGCAGTCGTTCTCGATCGATGTCGGCAATACGAATGACTCACCATTCTTCACAAGCACACCACTGACCGGAGCCGTTCAGAACCAGGAGTACCGGTACGACGTCTCGGCGATCGATCCGGATGACGATACTATTGTATTTACGCTGGAGGTAGGCCCGTCGTGGATCACTCTGATCGACAACGGGAACGGAACGGCCGTGCTCTCGGGAACGCCTGCCGCATCCGACGTAGGTGATCACGACATAGTGATCTCCATCTCGGACGGCATTGAGGGCGACCAGCAGAGCTTCACCATCGTGGTCGACGATGTCAATGATCCGCCACAATTCACGAGCGAACCGGTTATCTCCGCGACACAGGAAATCCTGTATTCGTACGCGATCACCGTGCAGGATCCTGATGGAGACACGGTCACGATTTCCGCATCCGTCATCGCAGACTGGTTGGCGCTTGTGGACAACGGAGACGGCACGGCGAGCCTCATCGGAACGCCTTCCCCGGCAGACATAGGTGACCACGAGATAGTGCTTCTGGCCTCAGATGGCACCGAAAGCGCAGAGCAGCGCTTCACGATCGCCGTGGACAACGGAAACAGTGTCCCCGTTGCAAACAACGACGATTATCCTCTCGACGAAGGCGGACGACTCAACGCCATCGCCGGCCGCGTGCCTCGCGGTGTACTCGACAATGACAGCGACGCCGACGGCGACGCC contains:
- a CDS encoding tandem-95 repeat protein is translated as NPVTIRVSDGGLFDEQSFTITVADVNDAPSFTSTPVTTGTQDVLYSYAVPTADPDGDTRTITATQKPTWLTLTDNGNGTATLSGTPGNDEVGVHAVTLTVSDGTLSDQQSFTVTVSNVNEAPAFTSSPVTVATEDAPYTYAVTASDPDAGTTLVLTAPTLPAWLMFIDNGNGTASLTGTPTNDDVGANAVVLRVSDGSLTDQQSFLISVANTNDPPVFTSSPVTTGAQDAAYVYDVVVTDPDGDSISITAPTLPGWLSLTDNTDGTATLSGTPSNSDIGIHSVVLNAFDGTISTLQSFSVTVSDKNDPPFFTSAPVTGATEDQTYTYTVTASDPDGGTTLIFTAPTLPSWLTFTDNGDGTASLIGTPLNANVGSNPVQIDVSDGSLSDTQSFTITVINTNDAPVFTSLPVTAGSQDVAYLYPVTVSDPDADSVTITAPTLPSWLSLADNDDGTATLSGTPTNSNIGVHNVVLRATDGTAPTTQSFTITIADKNDPPFFTSAPVTAATEDFAYTYTATASDPDVGTTLSYSATTLPTWLALLDNGDGTATLTGTPRNQHVGPNSVVIRVSDGSLTDEQSFTISVSNTNDAPIYTSTPVTTGSQDAAYVYDVVVTDPDGDTIAITAPTLPSWLSFSDSGDGTGTLSGTPSNSEIGLHDVVLSATDGTVQTTQSFTITISDKNDPPFFTSAPVTGAIEDQVYTYTVTASDLDAGTTLVFSAPTLPSWLTLTNFGDGTASLSGTPLNDDVGINPVQLQVSDGNLTATQSFSISVTNTNDAPAFTSAPPTEASEDTPYTYNVTASDPDDDAIALSAVTIPTWLSFVDNGNGTGVLSGNPRNRDVGVHPVVLSVSDGVETIQQSFSVTVANTNDAPIFTSTPVTTATEDLEYQYVVSASDADTGTTLTLTALTLPDWLVFTDNGDGTALLAGTPENEHVGNNPVALRVSDGIDSAPQNFTIVVVNTNDPPRFVSPPVTGALQDQPYSYTIQAVDDDGGDVLTLTGQVPAWLILTDNGDGTGTLAGTPSNTNVGDNPVVLRVADALGEFADQTFVISVRNTNDVPVAVADVYSVLEGGTLVTTAGGDPAGVLDNDDDPDGDALSATLISGVDHGSFQFDLDGSFAYEHDGSETTVDEFDYIANDGIFVSNTATVRIQIIPVNDPPRITSTPVQSASQEVEYRYVITTADPDGPAIILAASTLPSWLTFVDSGDGTGVLAGTPQNSDVGLHPVVITVGDGEASDQQSFSIDVGNTNDSPFFTSTPLTGAVQNQEYRYDVSAIDPDDDTIVFTLEVGPSWITLIDNGNGTAVLSGTPAASDVGDHDIVISISDGIEGDQQSFTIVVDDVNDPPQFTSEPVISATQEILYSYAITVQDPDGDTVTISASVIADWLALVDNGDGTASLIGTPSPADIGDHEIVLLASDGTESAEQRFTIAVDNGNSVPVANNDDYPLDEGGRLNAIAGRVPRGVLDNDSDADGDALSAILVTDVSHGTLTLQANGSFTYVHDGSETESDQFTYRASDGTDESADATVSFRVIPVNDTPVAVDDMFSVAEDVASSLNLLLNDTDAEDDELRINSITSPVSGTVTVRNDSVVVYTPSADFNGTDSFKYTIVDDKEAVSDTATVRITIDAVNDAPVATDDAATTGDSAPVVIRVLDNDYDADGDALTVTSVGEATRGVSEIGSAPGTVRYSPETGFLGEDEFVYTVSDGNGGEDVGTVRVTVTSLRFTIEETGTLGGRGSRAFAINDDGVVVGTSLTTAGVVKAFIWTDNSILEIDSDETRYSQAFGVNDVGQVVGAIEQDGEITAAVWQLGPEKTESTLLPTLDGAFSVAFDVNNAGQVVGTSLGAGDFRPVVWTGGIMSEIAVDGVSSGQAESINESGQLVGLTVSQSGTESAIRGTVQQVQRIGSDDTRAYAVNGLGVAVGSKETAGVISATRWDPDGSEFSFDVTGSTFAEAYGINDSGWIVGAYSSSVGAGKSEATTLRSNDVLADLLNEGPTAMRFGKSMDIGVDPAKTSAMDLRASLWIGESLLDLNALIPAESGWTLVEARDVNSSGRIVGYGLYQGEARAFVLSLSGNEAPKAADDHVAAFSGESITIHVLLNDVDLDGDTLSVISHELAGHGSVEKLDGGAFVYTPDAGYVGEDSFSYTVSDGRGGSDRATVMLSVEETPEDFALNQNYPNPFNPTTTISYTLPADTRVNLTVFDALGRVVMTLVDEDQTRGMHRVLFDGQGLSNGVYVYRLSAGSFVDLKKFVLLK